Proteins found in one Crassostrea angulata isolate pt1a10 chromosome 3, ASM2561291v2, whole genome shotgun sequence genomic segment:
- the LOC128176317 gene encoding phospholipid phosphatase 3-like codes for MLTLSRATFIQVITDISFYLAATVIALLFALNELKGLKPFIRGFFCDDQNLMYPYREDSVSTLMAIVVLMVPTVVIILFTEALLLKNYSQKLKPFLRNSYNMVGCLLLGFTLCMLFIEIVKLYVGRLRPHFLTVCQPNISTSNCSKTFITSYTCQGSDLDAIYDSRKSFPSGHSGAAWNVMTYLAMYIHFRILTNWPRLRVFCPILQLAAICLAAYVSISRLQDYKHHTGDVIGGGIIGIVFTLSAIYQNPKARRGFLRGGYDQADFGDTMDTVICTELHQANSKPRTTPNGQT; via the exons ATGTTGACATTATCAAGAGCGACTTTTATCCAAGTGATTACCGACATTTCCTTTTATCTAGCAG CAACAGTAATAGCCTTGTTGTTTGCTCTGAACGAATTAAAAGGACTGAAGCCATTCATCCGGGGGTTTTTCTGCGACGaccaaaatctgatgtatcctTACCGAGAAGATTCGGTCTCGACTTTAATGGCAATTGTTGTGTTGATGGTTCCTACAGTCGTCATA atattATTTACAGAGGCATTGTTGTTAAAGAActattctcagaaactaaagcCATTTTTGAGAAATTCTTACAATATGGTTGGCTGTTTGCTGCTGGGTTTTACCTTGTGTATGttatttattgaaatagtaaaacTATATGTTGGTCGCCTCAGACCTCATTTTTTGACTGTGTGTCAACCGAATATTTCTACCTCCAATTGCTCAAAGACATTCATAACGAGCTATACCTGTCAAGGAAGTGATCTAGATGCCATTTATGATTCAAG AAAATCTTTTCCGTCTGGCCACAGTGGCGCCGCATGGAACGTGATGACATATCTAGCG atGTATATACATTTTCGGATTCTCACAAACTGGCCAAGACTTCGTGTTTTCTGCCCTATACTACAATTAGCAGCCATATGTTTGGCTGCTTACGTCAGCATCAGTCGTCTGCAAGATTACAAACACCATACTGGTGACGTCATAGGTGGTGGTATTATTGGGATAGTTTTTACTTTATCTGCG ATCTATCAAAACCCAAAGGCTAGGCGGGGTTTTCTGAGAGGAGGTTATGATCAGGCCGACTTTGGTGACACAATGGACACTGTCATCTGTACAGAGCTGCATCAAGCCAACAGTAAACCCAGAACGACTCCGAATGGCCAGACATAA